One segment of Solanum stenotomum isolate F172 chromosome 1, ASM1918654v1, whole genome shotgun sequence DNA contains the following:
- the LOC125857939 gene encoding uncharacterized protein LOC125857939: MTGTSEEIGIMDVTIRNAELADQSELISQLMQRIADMQKQLQQTKDLAKLAIASNEPPLETRRPPPLFPSLSSLLPNYFPTHTTGPITSTPNPHTIDLTVSNAPYASTSYQTPPPLPNQNQASNTNHSQNFTPTYQIPPPISKNPHVLPSLPAYPSVTFQTPPAYTIPEPCPSFLVQPELDHYEEMEKEWRLREEKREQEMNVMKDAISEAVKSVQSSRKITGLEYEDLCMHPDLEIPEGYKIPKFETFNGIGNPMAHLRANCDKLVGIEKNDALIMRLFSRSLSGEALEWFTSQELRQWSTWGALAKDFLERFQFNVEAVPDRYYLEKIKQKTTEDYREYACRWRKEAAKEPEYYERMLPMMGQKFSKLIRMGEAIEDGLKSGKVTSLTALQATNKSSPSMATGFARKKKEDVSAVSFSPRLRPQRYFGSGSAIGNSNRFPTSNIYPPSPQAPIPIYYAQQNYQAPPPIYQNTLPNHQANAPVHQNPGPNNPNANNLPRPNLKRKPPKVFTPLAETRTQLFERLRAAGLIQPVDARTINPTTMFFRADQRCAYHSGGARHDTEGCINLKHKIQDLIDNRVITLQAPAPNVNLNPLPNHGGATINMIERDEDWLANGTIGEATVNSLIPTVASLTIKARPEFVVITAPHQAFALVKERSNEQSEERFVV; the protein is encoded by the exons ATGACTGGTACTTCTGAAGAAATAGGAATAATGGATGTGACCATTAGAAATGCTGAACTCGCTGATCAGAGTGAGTTGATCTCTCAGTTAATGCAACGAATTGCAGACATGCAGAAACAGCTTCAACAGACCAAAGATTTGGCCAAACTGGCCATTGCATCAAATGAACCCCCCCTTGAAACTAGAAGACCTCCTCCTCTTTTTCCATCACTAAGTTCCCTATTACCCAACTATTTCCCTACCCATACCACTGGACCTATCACTTCCACTCCTAACCCTCATACCATCGACTTAACTGTATCCAACGCTCCTTATGCCAGCACTTCTTACCAAACACCACCACCACTACCAAATCAGAACCAAGCATCGAACACTAATCACTCCCAAAACTTCACACCAACCTATCAAATCCCACCCCCAATCTCCAAAAATCCACATGTTTTGCCTAGCCTGCCCGCATACCCTTCCGTAACATTCCAAACTCCACCAGCCTATACAATCCCTGAACCATGTCCTAGCTTTCTCGTTCAACCAGAGCTTGATCACTATGAAGAAATGGAGAAGGAGTGGAGGTTGAGAGAAGAAAAACGTGAACAAGAAATGAATGTTATGAAGGATGCCATCTCCGAGGCAGTAAAAAGTGTCCAATCTTCGAGGAAAATAACAGGACTTGAGTATGAGGACCTTTGCATGCACCCTGACTTGGAAATACCCGAAGGTtacaaaattccaaaatttgaaaCCTTCAATGGTATTGGCAATCCCATGGCTCACCTACGAGCTAATTGTGACAAACTCGTGGGTATCGAGAAAAATGATGCATTAATTATGAGGTTGTTTAGTCGAAGCCTCAGTGGGGAGGCGTTAGAATGGTTCACATCTCAAGAACTCCGTCAGTGGTCTACATGGGGGGCTCTGGCCAAAGATTTTTTGGAAAGATTCCAGTTTAATGTCGAAGCTGTCCCTGACAgatattatttggaaaaaatcaaGCAAAAGACCACGGAGGACTATCGTGAATATGCGTGTCGCTGGAGGAAAGAAGCTGCAAAG GAGCCCGAGTATTATGAAAGGATGTTGCCCATGATGGGACAGAAGTTTTCGAAGCTAATCAGAATGGGAGAAGCCATAGAGGATGGCCTCAAGTCTGGAAAGGTTACAAGTCTCACTGCCTTGCAGGCCACCAACAAATCCTCACCATCCATGGCCACAGGATTCGCtaggaaaaagaaagaggacGTGTCTGCTGTATCTTTTAGCCCGAGGCTAAGGCCGCAAAGGTATTTTGGGTCTGGTTCTGCCATTGGAAACTCCAACCGATTCCCCACCTCAAATATTTATCCACCATCTCCACAAGCTCCAATCCCAATCTACTATGCACAACAGAACTACCAAGCACCACCGCCCATCTACCAAAATACACTACCAAATCACCAAGCCAATGCACCAGTCCACCAAAATCCCGGACCAAACAACCCAAATGCCAACAATCTACCCCGTCCTAACCTCAAAAGAAAGCCTCCTAAAGTTTTCACTCCCTTGGCAGAAACACGTACCCAACTCTTTGAGCGTTTAAGAGCGGCAGGATTGATCCAACCAGTAGATGCAAGGACAATTAATCCCACAACAATGTTCTTCCGAGCGGATCAACGTTGTGCGTACCATTCTGGAGGGGCAAGACATGATACAGAAGGATGTATCAATCTGAAACATAAGATTCAAGACTTGATCGATAATAGGGTCATCACTCTCCAAGCCCCTGCCCCCAATGTGAACCTTAACCCGTTGCCGAATCATGGAGGAGCTACCATCAACATGATTGAAAGAGACGAAGATTGGCTTGCTAATGGGACTATCGGTGAAGCAACTGTCAACTCACTTATACCAACAGTGGCCTCATTGACCATAAAGGCCCGTCCAGAGTTTGTTGTAATAACTGCACCTCATCAGGCATTTGCTTTGGTGAAGGAAAGAAGCAATGAGCAGTCCGAAGAAAGGTTTGTTGTCTAA